Part of the Yersinia hibernica genome, TCGCGAGCATACTGGGCAAGTTGCGCCCGTTCATGAGGGGCCTGTTGGCATTGAGCGACCTCCATGGCATCCCCACCATGCTCGGAAAAATGTGCTAATAAACGTTTCAGCCATTTTGCCGTTAAATCATAGCGCCCAGGATGCGCCAGCACTGCTTGCCCACCAGATTGCTTAATAGCATCAATAGCTTGTTCTATTGTACACCATTGCGCGGGAACATAACCGGTCTTACCTTTGGCCAGATACTTTTTAAACACCTGCCCGACATTGCTGGCTAGCCCTAATTCAACCAGATAGCGGGCAAAATGACCACGCGTCACCTGACCGCCCTCTGCTAGCCGATTCGCCCCTTGCCAAGCATCAGGAATACGCGCCTTTGCCAGCCGGGCACTTATCTCCTGCGCCCGAATATAGCGGTGTTGTGACTGCTCACTTAACAACTGACAGAGGCGGCCATGCTGTATATCCATCCCTAATCCCACAATATGGATCTCATGGTTTTCCCATAATGTGGAAATCTCAACCCCGGGAATCAGCTGTATTGGCAACTGCTGCTCTTTGATGGTGGCTGCGGCTTCTGCCAACCCCGCGGTGGTATCGTGATCGGTAATCGCCAACACGCCGACGCGCATTTGCGCCGCCCTAATGACTAAGGCCGAGGGTGACAAGGAGCCATCAGATGCGGTGGTATGGCTGTGCAAATCATAGAGTGTAAAAGCCGTTGATGCGGCGCTAACATCAGTTAAATCAGCCGTATCAGGTGGTGTAGCGTTATCAGATAAAACGAGTTTATTTATCAAAGCGGTCTTATTAACCAAAGCGAATTTATTAGCCAAAACAAAGGCGGAAAAAGCGTGGCTAGCTATCATACTCGCTAATGTGGTATTCACGTTAATCAATCTTGTTTCGCTCACTGCCCATCACGGCAAATGCCACGCCAGCAAGTCTTTGTTAAAAAACAGTCATGGAGGGGTTGACATTCACCTCGCGAACCAGTTAACTAGTACACAAGTTCACGACAGACCAAGATGCTGCTCAAGAACATTGAGCAACACAATGAAAGCAATCATAGCGAGTGACTAATAATGAAAACGTCCCTGATTTCCTTACTGCGTTGGTGGCACATCTCCCTCTCTCGGGCGGTGTAATCACGCATCTCAGTCATCAGACCATGCAGATTGCTTCAGCCCGCTTACCGCGGGCTTTTTTATGGACAAATTTCGGCGTAATACTTTTTTCAGGAAAGACAAATAATGCAAACCTCGCGCCCGACTTTACAGTTATTGACCACCACGGGATGCTACCGTGATGACCCAACCGCGCTGTTCCACCAGCTCTGCGGCGCACGGCCAGCAACATTGCTGCTTGAGTCCGCGGA contains:
- the rnm gene encoding RNase RNM: MVNKTALINKLVLSDNATPPDTADLTDVSAASTAFTLYDLHSHTTASDGSLSPSALVIRAAQMRVGVLAITDHDTTAGLAEAAATIKEQQLPIQLIPGVEISTLWENHEIHIVGLGMDIQHGRLCQLLSEQSQHRYIRAQEISARLAKARIPDAWQGANRLAEGGQVTRGHFARYLVELGLASNVGQVFKKYLAKGKTGYVPAQWCTIEQAIDAIKQSGGQAVLAHPGRYDLTAKWLKRLLAHFSEHGGDAMEVAQCQQAPHERAQLAQYARDYNLLASQGSDFHQPCSWIELGRKLWLPAGVEPVWRDWPIENPPTRMLNDEVES
- the trpL gene encoding trp operon leader peptide; this encodes MKTSLISLLRWWHISLSRAV